The sequence CGGTTCGAGGCCCGGATGGCGATCGCCGCGCTGCTCGCGCTGTTGCACGACCTGTTGCTGACAGCCGGGGTGTACTCGATCGTCGGGTTCGAGGTCACGCCGTCGACGATCGTCGGTCTGCTCACGATCCTCGGTTTCTCGCTGTACGACACGGTCGTCGTGTTCGACAAGGTCTCCGAAGACACCCGGGGCATCCTGGGCGGCTCGCGGATCGACTACGCCGAGGCCGCGAACAACGCGGTGAACGAGACGCTGATGCGCTCGATCAACACCTCGCTGATCTCGCTGCTGCCGGTCGGTGGCCTGCTGTTCGTCGGCGCCGGGTTGCTCGGGGTCGGCACGCTGAAGGACCTCGCGCTGGTGCTGTTCGTGGGTCTGGCGGCCGGGGCCTACTCGTCGCTGTTCCTGGCCACGCCCTGGCTCGTCGACATGAAGGAGCGGGAGCCCCGCTACCGCGCGTTGCGCGACCGCGTGGCGGCCCGTCGGGCCGCGGCGTCCAAGGCGGTCGACGTTCCGGCGTCCTCCGTCGAAGAGGTCGTGGACGAGGAGCCCGAGGCGGACGACGAGGAGTCGCAGACGGACCGGGAGCCGGCCACCGCGGGGGCGGGTTCGTCGA comes from Cryptosporangium phraense and encodes:
- the secF gene encoding protein translocase subunit SecF; the protein is MGLAGRLYRGETNFDFIGSRKRWYIASVVIGLICIGAIVFRGFNWGIEFSGGTSFVFKPPTNVTLEQVSETVDGAGVEVQTAQEAGRGGDVKYVLKTESLSVTQTSAVKSALSERYDIAQNEITDNQVSSSWGGQVTDKALIALLVFLVLVAAYLAIRFEARMAIAALLALLHDLLLTAGVYSIVGFEVTPSTIVGLLTILGFSLYDTVVVFDKVSEDTRGILGGSRIDYAEAANNAVNETLMRSINTSLISLLPVGGLLFVGAGLLGVGTLKDLALVLFVGLAAGAYSSLFLATPWLVDMKEREPRYRALRDRVAARRAAASKAVDVPASSVEEVVDEEPEADDEESQTDREPATAGAGSSTSRPSRPAANRPQQARRRTGNRPGRPGGSRKKR